A part of Thiomicrorhabdus sediminis genomic DNA contains:
- a CDS encoding HDOD domain-containing protein — protein MSEAAKPNVSKTIMDRLKALDDLPHFPDALVKLERTLATDETVQIGDLVQLIAQDPRLAAGLIGVVNSAKYTTGMPISDLSEAIVRIGIKDVRVMAHAINYKSSFKTKPPFSEKHFMKHAMLAAVVGQALGRALHVSPGEAFLCGLMRDIGIYLLAVESREKYLEVIKLTDYDIARLSHAENKVFGTYHALMSARLLQQWKFPKEIIMGVAFHHTPDKADDQYKAFAYLTFLAEQGAFRLGFENGIADLNDADREAPSEALLNALQYFGLELEAYDEVLHGALEEAEKMGM, from the coding sequence ATGAGTGAAGCGGCCAAACCCAATGTAAGTAAAACGATTATGGATCGTTTGAAGGCATTGGATGACCTTCCGCATTTTCCCGATGCTCTGGTTAAGCTGGAGCGGACACTGGCAACCGATGAAACCGTTCAAATAGGTGATTTGGTTCAGTTGATTGCACAAGACCCGCGTTTGGCTGCGGGTTTGATTGGTGTCGTCAATAGCGCAAAATACACAACGGGCATGCCAATTTCGGATTTATCAGAAGCGATTGTCCGGATCGGTATTAAAGATGTTCGTGTGATGGCCCATGCGATTAACTATAAATCATCGTTTAAAACCAAACCGCCGTTCAGTGAAAAGCATTTTATGAAGCACGCCATGCTTGCGGCCGTTGTCGGGCAGGCTTTGGGGCGTGCGTTGCATGTCAGTCCGGGTGAAGCGTTTTTATGTGGTTTGATGCGCGATATCGGTATCTATCTGTTGGCGGTGGAAAGTCGGGAAAAGTATTTAGAGGTTATTAAACTGACCGATTATGATATTGCCCGTTTGTCACACGCGGAAAATAAGGTGTTTGGTACTTATCATGCGTTGATGAGTGCGCGTCTTTTACAGCAGTGGAAGTTTCCCAAGGAAATCATTATGGGGGTGGCTTTTCATCATACGCCAGATAAGGCGGACGACCAATACAAAGCGTTTGCTTATCTAACCTTTTTGGCCGAGCAGGGAGCGTTTCGTTTAGGTTTTGAAAACGGTATTGCCGATCTGAATGATGCCGATAGAGAAGCGCCGTCTGAAGCGTTGTTGAATGCTTTGCAGTATTTTGGTTTGGAATTGGAGGCCTACGACGAAGTTCTGCATGGCGCTTTGGAAGAAGCTGAAAAGATGGGTATGTGA
- the rpmI gene encoding 50S ribosomal protein L35, whose product MPKMKTNSSAKKRFKKTGSGRFKCKQSHLRHILTKKSTKRKRQLRSGSMIHDHDVAMVRRMLPFA is encoded by the coding sequence ATGCCAAAGATGAAAACTAACAGTAGTGCTAAAAAGCGCTTCAAAAAAACTGGCTCAGGTCGTTTCAAATGTAAACAATCTCATCTTCGTCACATTTTGACGAAGAAGTCTACTAAGCGTAAGCGTCAGCTTCGTTCAGGCAGCATGATCCATGACCACGATGTGGCAATGGTTCGTCGTATGTTACCGTTCGCTTAA
- the pheT gene encoding phenylalanine--tRNA ligase subunit beta: MKFSENWLREWTSPEWDTNTLSESLSLAGLEVDDVEPAAPSFSNVVVAQVVSVEKHPDADKLNITQVDTGDGELVQIVCGAPNVVAGMKVCCAKVGAVLPGDFKIKKAKLRGQPSNGMLCSTNELGLPDDGIDGLHVLPEDAPIGTDVREYFDLDDSCIDVDLTPNRADCFSVLGIARDVHAISGAQFSVPFEEKQMAGTETCSQAVVVKEAQACPKYLGAMVSGFDTNAETPVWMVQKLHRCGVRSLGLVVDITNYVLMELGQPMHAFDADKLQGDIQVRFANDGERIVTLDEKELQLKGDTLVIADDSGAIAVAGIMGGLATSVTDDTSKIFFESAHFARLAITGKARNYGLHTDSSMRFERGVDPMLPERALNRALDLFTSIAGGTVSQFVSEVSAENLPQIATINLRRDTILNRLGIEVADAQVVDIFNKLGFEIAANDQGWSVTAPSFRFDMAIEMDLIEEIGRVYGYNNLPETPVLAPMSLNELPEDEQSLIALKNTLVQRGFNEVVTYSFVAEDKQKAIAPELPYVLLKNPISEDMKAMRTTLFPGLLQSVAYNQNRQQSRVRLFEAGLVFYKDDSDATGAEQVPMLAGAIVGPVADASWHSTTRNVDFYDLKGDLESLLTMSHLQAHVRYEPTNNPALHPGQSAAIMLDGKEVGVIGQLHPQLVKTFDVNGNVFMFQIRQDAILNKQVPKASAISKFPEVQRDLAFVVQESVTVQALIDAINTVTSDILKSVDLFDIYRGQGVAEEHKSVAITLTLQHQDRTLQDEEVEALVAEILTAAKQAVNAELR; encoded by the coding sequence ATGAAATTTAGTGAAAATTGGTTAAGAGAGTGGACTAGCCCTGAATGGGATACCAACACCTTATCTGAATCCTTAAGTTTAGCTGGCTTGGAAGTCGATGATGTTGAGCCTGCGGCTCCGTCATTCAGCAATGTGGTTGTCGCTCAGGTGGTTTCGGTTGAAAAGCATCCTGATGCTGACAAATTGAACATTACTCAGGTTGATACCGGAGATGGTGAACTGGTACAGATCGTCTGTGGTGCACCGAATGTTGTCGCAGGTATGAAAGTCTGTTGTGCCAAGGTGGGAGCTGTGCTACCGGGTGATTTCAAAATCAAAAAAGCCAAACTGCGTGGCCAGCCGTCGAACGGTATGTTGTGTAGTACGAATGAGCTTGGCTTGCCGGATGATGGTATAGATGGTCTTCATGTTCTGCCGGAAGATGCGCCAATCGGTACCGATGTACGTGAGTACTTCGATTTAGACGATAGCTGTATCGACGTTGATCTGACACCAAACCGTGCAGACTGTTTCAGTGTGTTGGGGATTGCCCGCGATGTTCACGCAATCAGTGGCGCACAATTCAGCGTACCGTTTGAAGAAAAGCAGATGGCCGGTACCGAGACTTGTTCACAAGCGGTTGTGGTAAAAGAGGCTCAGGCTTGCCCTAAATATCTAGGCGCGATGGTTAGCGGATTTGATACCAATGCCGAAACCCCTGTATGGATGGTGCAGAAGCTACATCGTTGCGGTGTTCGTTCATTAGGTTTGGTTGTCGATATCACCAACTATGTGTTGATGGAACTGGGTCAGCCGATGCATGCTTTCGATGCCGACAAGCTGCAAGGCGATATTCAAGTTCGTTTTGCCAATGATGGCGAAAGGATTGTCACCTTGGATGAGAAAGAGCTGCAATTGAAGGGCGATACTTTAGTGATTGCCGATGATTCCGGTGCGATTGCCGTGGCCGGTATTATGGGTGGTTTAGCGACTTCTGTAACCGATGACACCAGCAAAATTTTCTTTGAATCGGCACATTTCGCACGTTTGGCGATTACGGGTAAAGCGCGTAATTACGGTCTTCATACCGATTCCTCAATGCGTTTCGAGCGTGGTGTTGACCCAATGCTGCCGGAGCGTGCGCTTAACCGTGCATTAGATTTATTTACCTCAATTGCTGGCGGAACCGTAAGTCAGTTTGTGAGTGAAGTGAGTGCGGAAAACCTACCTCAGATTGCGACAATCAATCTACGCCGTGACACTATTTTGAACCGCTTGGGTATTGAAGTGGCTGATGCGCAGGTAGTGGATATCTTCAATAAGCTAGGTTTTGAGATTGCCGCGAATGATCAAGGCTGGTCGGTCACCGCGCCAAGTTTCCGCTTTGATATGGCGATTGAAATGGATTTGATTGAAGAGATCGGTCGTGTTTACGGTTATAACAATCTACCGGAAACACCTGTGCTGGCGCCAATGTCATTGAACGAATTGCCGGAAGACGAGCAGTCATTGATTGCCTTGAAGAATACTTTGGTTCAGCGTGGTTTCAATGAAGTGGTCACCTATAGCTTTGTGGCCGAAGACAAGCAAAAAGCGATCGCACCTGAATTGCCATATGTGTTACTGAAAAATCCGATTTCAGAAGATATGAAAGCGATGCGAACTACCTTGTTCCCTGGTCTGCTGCAGAGTGTTGCCTATAACCAGAACCGTCAACAGTCTCGAGTTCGTCTGTTTGAAGCCGGTTTGGTGTTCTATAAGGACGATAGCGATGCCACCGGTGCCGAGCAGGTGCCAATGTTGGCCGGTGCGATTGTAGGTCCTGTAGCGGATGCTTCATGGCATAGCACGACACGTAACGTCGATTTCTATGACCTGAAAGGTGATTTGGAAAGTCTATTGACGATGAGTCACCTTCAGGCGCATGTACGTTATGAACCAACTAATAATCCGGCATTACACCCAGGTCAATCAGCCGCGATTATGCTTGATGGTAAAGAAGTCGGTGTGATCGGTCAGCTGCATCCGCAGTTGGTGAAAACGTTTGACGTAAACGGTAATGTATTTATGTTCCAGATTCGTCAGGATGCTATTCTAAATAAGCAGGTGCCTAAGGCGTCTGCGATTTCTAAGTTCCCTGAAGTTCAGCGTGATTTGGCTTTTGTTGTGCAAGAGTCGGTTACCGTTCAGGCCTTAATTGATGCGATCAATACGGTCACATCAGACATCCTTAAATCGGTTGATCTATTTGATATCTACCGTGGTCAAGGGGTTGCTGAAGAGCATAAGAGTGTTGCGATTACCTTGACACTACAGCATCAAGATCGCACCTTGCAGGATGAAGAAGTTGAAGCCCTGGTTGCAGAGATCTTAACTGCTGCAAAACAGGCTGTGAATGCAGAATTGCGTTAA
- the thrS gene encoding threonine--tRNA ligase, translating into MPIITLPDGSTRQFDEAVSVMQVAESIGTGLAKATVAGRVNGQLKDACDLISEDASLEIVTMKDEDGVHIMRHSCAHLLGHALKQLYPDVKMAIGPVIDNGFYYDIDMEYKITPDDLKKIEKRMKELAKTKYPVIKKMLPRDEAIKTFEERGEEYKLELIRDLPDESEFGFYFHEEYVDMCVGPHVPNMGFTKAFALTHVAGAYWRGNSDNKMLQRIYGIAFADKQALKDYQLMMEEAEKRDHRKLGKTLDLFHVEDISPGMAFWHPKGTTLYRVVEQYMRDQLVANDYEEIRTPLIMDRSLWEKSGHWDKFKDNMFTTETDNRDYAVKPMNCPGHIQVFNRHLTSYRDLPVRIAEFGTVHRNEPSGTLHGLMRVRSFTQDDAHIFCTEEQIKSEVQGCIDLVYQTYADFGFDNIAVKLSTRPEQRVGSDEVWDLAEAALQQTLDEAGLEYKLQPGEGAFYGPKIEFQLKDCIGRVWQCGTIQLDFSMTQAERLNATYVGQDNEKHHPVMIHRAILGSLERFVGILVEHYEGKFPTWLAPTQLVIASIADVHNEYVDKMAKKLKKHGFRAESDLRNEKVGFKIREHTMQRVPYILVVGDQEMENETFNVRARGGENLGSFSFDQLIDLLNNDISNLGRVVEA; encoded by the coding sequence ATGCCAATCATTACTTTACCAGACGGGTCTACCAGACAATTCGATGAAGCAGTTTCAGTCATGCAAGTGGCGGAAAGTATTGGTACGGGTCTAGCCAAGGCAACGGTTGCCGGCCGTGTTAACGGCCAGTTAAAGGATGCTTGCGATTTGATCTCTGAAGATGCGTCGTTAGAAATCGTCACTATGAAAGATGAAGATGGCGTGCATATCATGCGTCATTCTTGCGCCCACTTGTTGGGGCATGCGTTAAAGCAGTTGTATCCTGATGTGAAGATGGCGATCGGCCCGGTTATCGATAACGGTTTTTACTATGACATCGATATGGAGTACAAGATTACGCCGGACGATTTGAAGAAAATCGAAAAGCGCATGAAAGAGCTGGCGAAAACCAAGTATCCCGTCATCAAGAAGATGCTGCCGCGTGATGAAGCGATTAAAACTTTTGAAGAGCGTGGTGAAGAGTACAAGTTGGAATTGATCCGTGATCTGCCGGATGAGAGCGAATTCGGTTTCTATTTCCACGAAGAATATGTCGATATGTGTGTCGGCCCTCATGTTCCGAATATGGGCTTTACCAAAGCGTTTGCCTTAACTCATGTTGCCGGTGCTTATTGGCGTGGTAACTCTGACAATAAAATGTTGCAGCGTATCTACGGTATCGCCTTTGCCGATAAGCAGGCATTGAAAGACTACCAGTTGATGATGGAAGAAGCGGAAAAACGCGACCATCGTAAACTAGGTAAAACGCTTGACCTGTTCCATGTCGAAGACATTTCACCGGGTATGGCGTTCTGGCATCCGAAAGGGACCACTTTGTATCGCGTGGTGGAGCAATATATGCGCGATCAGTTGGTTGCCAACGACTATGAAGAGATTCGTACCCCATTGATTATGGACCGCTCTTTATGGGAGAAGTCGGGTCACTGGGACAAATTTAAAGACAATATGTTCACCACAGAAACCGATAACCGTGATTACGCGGTTAAGCCGATGAACTGTCCGGGGCATATTCAAGTATTCAACCGTCACTTGACCAGTTACCGTGACCTGCCGGTGCGTATCGCCGAATTCGGTACCGTTCACCGTAACGAGCCGTCTGGTACGCTTCATGGTTTGATGCGTGTGCGTTCATTCACGCAGGATGATGCGCATATTTTCTGTACCGAAGAGCAGATCAAGTCCGAGGTGCAGGGTTGTATCGACTTGGTTTATCAGACTTATGCCGATTTCGGTTTCGATAACATCGCGGTGAAACTGTCGACTCGTCCAGAGCAGCGTGTTGGTTCCGATGAAGTTTGGGACTTGGCTGAGGCGGCTCTACAGCAGACATTGGATGAAGCCGGTCTGGAATACAAGTTACAGCCGGGTGAAGGCGCCTTCTACGGCCCTAAGATCGAATTCCAGCTAAAAGACTGCATCGGTCGTGTTTGGCAGTGCGGTACTATCCAACTTGATTTCTCGATGACTCAGGCAGAGCGTTTGAATGCGACTTATGTCGGTCAAGATAATGAAAAACATCACCCGGTAATGATCCACCGAGCGATTCTTGGTTCCTTGGAACGTTTTGTTGGAATCTTGGTGGAACATTACGAAGGAAAGTTCCCGACTTGGTTGGCACCAACCCAGTTAGTTATTGCGTCAATTGCGGATGTCCACAACGAATATGTGGACAAAATGGCTAAAAAATTGAAAAAACATGGGTTTAGAGCCGAATCGGACTTGAGAAATGAGAAGGTTGGGTTTAAAATTCGCGAACATACAATGCAACGTGTGCCGTATATTCTGGTCGTAGGTGATCAGGAAATGGAGAATGAAACCTTCAATGTACGTGCTCGCGGTGGTGAGAACCTAGGTTCGTTCTCGTTCGATCAGCTAATTGATTTGCTGAACAACGATATTTCCAATTTAGGTCGTGTAGTAGAAGCGTAA
- the pheS gene encoding phenylalanine--tRNA ligase subunit alpha: MQQQLQDIISQAQAAVSEVNELSKLDELRVHYLGKKGQLTEMMKTLGKLSAEERPKAGQIINEAKQTVQGLLNAKKKELDDAKLAQKLAEESIDVTLPGRDADLGSLHPVTRTLQRIETLFSNAGFDVEQGPEIEDDWHNFEALNIPETHPARAMHDTFYINENTVLRTHTSGVQIRTMENKQPPLRIIAPGRVYRCDSDQTHTPMFHQVEGLIIEKNASFAQLRALIIDFLRKFFEDENLQTRFRPSYFPFTEPSAEVDIATDLFGDGRWIEVLGCGMVHPNVLKNVGIDPDEYTGLAFGLGVERLAMLRYGVNDLRQFFENDMRFLQQFK; the protein is encoded by the coding sequence ATGCAACAACAACTGCAAGACATCATTTCGCAAGCTCAAGCGGCGGTAAGCGAAGTTAATGAACTCAGCAAACTCGATGAACTACGTGTCCACTATCTAGGTAAAAAAGGTCAATTGACCGAGATGATGAAAACCCTAGGTAAGTTGTCCGCAGAAGAGCGACCAAAAGCTGGACAGATCATCAATGAAGCCAAGCAGACTGTGCAGGGCTTATTGAATGCTAAGAAGAAAGAATTGGATGACGCTAAGCTAGCGCAAAAACTGGCTGAAGAATCCATCGATGTGACCCTGCCGGGGCGCGACGCCGATTTAGGTAGCTTGCACCCGGTGACGCGCACTTTACAGCGTATCGAAACACTGTTTTCCAATGCCGGTTTCGATGTCGAGCAAGGTCCGGAAATCGAAGACGATTGGCATAATTTCGAAGCCTTGAATATTCCGGAAACCCATCCGGCGCGTGCGATGCATGATACCTTTTATATCAATGAGAACACGGTGTTACGTACGCATACCTCAGGTGTGCAGATCCGTACTATGGAAAACAAGCAGCCGCCTTTGCGTATTATCGCACCAGGCCGAGTGTATCGTTGTGACTCCGACCAGACGCATACGCCGATGTTCCATCAGGTGGAAGGTTTGATTATCGAGAAGAACGCCAGTTTTGCCCAGCTGCGTGCATTGATTATCGATTTCCTACGTAAGTTCTTCGAAGACGAAAACTTGCAGACTCGTTTCAGACCATCCTATTTCCCGTTTACCGAGCCTTCGGCAGAGGTGGATATCGCCACGGATCTATTCGGTGATGGACGTTGGATCGAAGTATTGGGCTGCGGTATGGTGCACCCGAATGTATTGAAAAATGTCGGTATCGATCCGGATGAATATACCGGTTTGGCGTTTGGTTTGGGGGTTGAGCGTCTGGCGATGTTGCGTTACGGCGTCAATGACCTACGCCAGTTCTTCGAGAACGATATGCGTTTCTTGCAGCAATTCAAATAA
- the rplT gene encoding 50S ribosomal protein L20: MARVKRGVIARRRHNKVLKAAKGYYGARRKVFRVAKQAVIKAGQYAYRDRRNKKRTFRRLWIARINAAARMNGMTYSRFINGLNKAGVAVDRKVLADIAVHDAAAFTAIAEKAKAALA; the protein is encoded by the coding sequence ATGGCAAGAGTTAAAAGAGGTGTCATCGCACGTCGTCGACACAATAAAGTATTAAAAGCAGCTAAAGGTTATTACGGCGCTCGTCGCAAAGTATTCCGCGTTGCTAAGCAAGCCGTTATTAAAGCGGGTCAATATGCATATCGCGATCGTCGTAACAAAAAGCGTACTTTCCGTCGCCTTTGGATTGCACGTATCAACGCCGCTGCGCGTATGAACGGTATGACATATAGCCGTTTTATCAACGGACTTAACAAAGCTGGTGTTGCGGTTGACCGTAAGGTTCTAGCTGATATCGCTGTACATGACGCTGCTGCGTTCACAGCGATTGCTGAAAAAGCGAAAGCGGCTTTAGCATAA
- the infC gene encoding translation initiation factor IF-3, producing the protein MRRGGRGRPQQPEAPKDRINKAINVPEVRLVDADGEQAGVVSIDRALEMAQEAGLDLVEVATKASPPVCKIMDYGKYLYQQQKKQHEAKKKQKQVQVKEVKFRPGTEEGDYQVKLRNLIKFLEKGDRVKVTIWFRGREITHKELGLKVLERVKVDVEEFGTVEQMPKMEGRQMQMMVAPTNKKK; encoded by the coding sequence ATTAGAAGAGGTGGTCGAGGTCGACCACAACAACCGGAAGCCCCTAAAGACAGAATTAACAAGGCCATTAATGTACCAGAAGTTCGATTAGTCGATGCAGATGGCGAACAGGCCGGGGTGGTTTCAATTGACCGTGCACTAGAGATGGCGCAAGAAGCGGGATTGGATTTGGTTGAGGTTGCAACGAAAGCAAGCCCTCCAGTTTGTAAAATCATGGACTATGGTAAATACCTTTACCAGCAGCAGAAAAAGCAGCACGAAGCGAAGAAAAAGCAGAAGCAAGTCCAGGTTAAAGAAGTTAAGTTTCGCCCAGGAACTGAGGAAGGGGATTATCAGGTCAAACTACGCAACCTGATAAAATTCTTAGAAAAGGGAGATCGCGTCAAGGTAACCATCTGGTTCCGTGGACGTGAGATTACCCATAAGGAACTGGGTCTTAAGGTGTTGGAGCGCGTTAAGGTAGATGTTGAAGAGTTTGGTACTGTTGAACAAATGCCGAAAATGGAAGGCCGTCAGATGCAAATGATGGTGGCACCAACCAATAAGAAGAAATAG